A single genomic interval of Ischnura elegans chromosome 3, ioIscEleg1.1, whole genome shotgun sequence harbors:
- the LOC124156095 gene encoding tigger transposable element-derived protein 6-like: MANTTKKRRQLSIETKLQILESVDTGEKKTAIAERFNIPASTLSTIIANRHKMRNGIEKFGPERKRSRSYKNDELDRKVFEWFTEVRSANIPLSGSILQDRAKTIALKLGIDDFHASNGWLSRFKRRWNLTTLRVCGEEAAVDVAVVEEWKEHLPSLVAGYDPKDIFNADESGFFYNLLPDSTLATKGEICHGGKRSKERLTVLFCTNSDGSEKLKPFVIGKFASLRCFKHVKKLPCRYGNNKSAWMTAILFREWLASLDAVMGGKNRKILLFLDGCTAHKTSDMKLRNVKVVHFPPNCTSKVQPLD; this comes from the coding sequence atggccaataccacCAAAAAACGCCGACAACTCTCCATTGAAACGAAGTTGCAAATTTTGGAATCGGTCGacactggagagaaaaaaacggcaATTGCGGAGAGATTTAACATTCCGGCATCCacactttccacaattattgccaACAGGCACAAGATGCGAAATGGTATTGAGAAATTTGGTCCGGAAAGGAAGAGGTCTCGGTCATACAAAAATGATGAATTAGACAGGAAAGTATTTGAGTGGTTTACGGAAGTGAGAAGTGCCAATATCCCGTTATCTGGGTCCATCCTACAGGACCGGGCGAAAACAATAGCCCTAAAATTAGGGATAGATGATTTCCACGCCTCTAATGGATGGCTCTCAAGATTTAAGCGTCGGTGGAATTTGACGACTCTCAGGGTATGTGGGGAGGAAGCAGCAGTCGACGTGGCCGTGGTGGAGGAGTGGAAGGAACATTTGCCTTCCTTGGTGGCTGGGTATGATCCCAAAGACATTTTTAACGCCGATGAGTCTGGCTTCTTCTATAATCTCCTTCCGGACTCCACGTTAGCTACCAAGGGAGAAATTTGCCATGGGGGCAAACGAAGTAAAGAAAGATTGACCGTTCTTTTCTGCACTAACAGTGACGGGTCAGAAAAGTTGAAGCCTTTCGTGATTGGTAAATTTGCTAGTCTGAGGTGcttcaagcatgttaaaaaattgccaTGCCGTTATGGGAATAACAAAAGTGCGTGGATGACGGCAATTTTATTTAGAGAGTGGCTCGCATCACTTGACGCAGTCATGGggggtaaaaatagaaaaattcttcttttccttgACGGCTGCACCGCTCACAAAACATCAGATATGAAACTGAGAAACGTGAAAGTCGTACATTTTCCCCCTAATTGCACGAGCAAAGTGCAACCACTCGATTAG